From a region of the Drosophila ananassae strain 14024-0371.13 chromosome XL, ASM1763931v2, whole genome shotgun sequence genome:
- the LOC6504075 gene encoding protein YIPF1: METPTADDLLQFRDYSGGAPAQINVNSPTHATGGGSGSGSGGAGGGGAIGGNTNAQRQRGDPLADLIYDMSTSAQTLAGGGVPNAQNASLDGSGAGGGGSKLSFLTIEYYQQFFNVDTYMVLERIANSMIPKRAAGNYLRMNIGENPDLYGPFWITVTLIFSIAISGNIASYLQQANDGYRWHYNFHLVSYAATCIFLYANILPAILWALFKYSLKPVDAAEAVETDSASYTPTLLSLMCIYGYSLAIYIPVSILWVINISLLQWLLVITAALLSGTVLIAVLTPALRNSQFSLFLIIGILSAHIVLAAGFLLYFFHSPPEVVSSGYPPAAPPAAALKTVTDAAVNAGVVAGNQTH, encoded by the exons ATGGAGACTCCCACAGCCGACGATCTGTTGCAGTTTCGCGACTATAGCGGCGGAGCACCGGCCCAAATCAATGTAAACTCGCCAACACACGCCACCGGTGGAGGATCGGGATCTGGATCGGGTGGagcaggtggaggtggagcaATAGGCGGCAATACGAACGCTCAGCGCCAGCGCGGCGATCCGCTGGCGGATCTTATCTACGACATGAGCACTTCGGCCCAGACCCTGGCAGGCGGAGGAGTGCCAAATGCGCAGAATGCATCACTGGACGGTTCGGGTgcgggcggcggcggcagcaagTTATCTTTCTTGACTATCGAGTACTATCAACAGTTCTTCAACGTGGACACCTACATGGTGCTGGAGCGGATCGCCAATTCGATGATCCCAAAAAGGGCGGCTGGCAACTATCTGCGCATGAACATTGGCGAGAATCCGGACTTGTACGGACCCTTCTGGATCACCGTCACCCTG ATCTTCTCCATTGCCATTAGTGGAAACATTGCCAGCTACTTGCAGCAGGCGAACGATGGCTACCGCTGGCACTACAACTTCCATCTGGTCTCCTATGCGGCCACCTGTATCTTCTTGTACGCCAACATCCTGCCGGCCATACTCTGGGCCCTGTTCAAGTACAGCCTAAAGCCCGTGGACGCTGCGGAGGCCGTTGAAACGGACAGC GCCAGCTACACGCCGACTCTCCTGTCGCTGATGTGCATCTACGGCTACAGTCTGGCCATCTACATACCCGTCTCTATTCTCTGGGTGATCAAT ATCTCGCTGCTTCAGTGGCTTCTGGTTATCACCGCCGCCCTGCTTTCGGGCACTGTTCTGATTGCCGTATTGACGCCCGCCTTGCGGAACTCTCAGTTCTCGTTGTTCCTCATCATCGGAATCCTGAGTGCCCATATCGTTCTGGCTGCCGGCTTCCTGCTTTACTTCTTCCACAGCCCGCCAGAGGTGGTGTCATCCGGGTATCCACCGGCCGCGCCACCAGCCGCTGCTCTCAAGACCGTTACCGATGCGGCGGTGAATGCTGGCGTTGTGGCCGGTAATCAGACCCACTAG